The proteins below come from a single Serratia fonticola genomic window:
- the dtpD gene encoding dipeptide permease DtpD has product MKTPSQPRAIYYVVAIQIWEYFSFYGMRALLILYLTHQLGYSDSHAITLFSAYASLVYVTPILGGLLADRLLGNRVSVIAGAALMTLGHIVLGLGAVSANSLYLALGIIICGYGLFKSNISCLLGELYQAQDPRREGGFSLLYAAGNVGSILAPIACGLAAERYGWHVGFALAGIGMFAGLMIFLSGSKHFRHTRGVNIPLIQATTLSLPHWFWLVAGVLSAPLFFALLFIHDWAGYLLGVVCAAAVVIVMRILWQVSGEQRRALWQIIILMLLGTLFWAFAQQGGSSISLFIDHFVDRQWFSWSVPTALFQSVNAFAVMLGGVLLAWLMRGSQGNAQTVRIWCKFAFGLLLIAVGFMLMALNARWGELHGQASMGMMVAGLAVMGFAELFIDPVAMAQITRLDIPGVTGVLTGIYMLATGSVANYLAGLIANQTTESQLGNAMIEAYGKVFTQIGWGAAGSAALVLAALVLWWGMTRRNDSAVNA; this is encoded by the coding sequence ATGAAAACACCCTCACAGCCGCGCGCTATCTACTATGTCGTTGCGATCCAAATCTGGGAGTATTTTAGTTTTTACGGCATGCGCGCGTTACTGATCCTCTATCTGACCCACCAGTTAGGCTATTCCGATAGCCACGCCATCACCCTTTTCAGCGCTTATGCCTCTTTGGTTTATGTCACCCCCATTCTGGGCGGCCTGCTGGCCGATCGCCTGTTGGGCAACCGCGTCTCGGTGATTGCCGGGGCGGCCTTGATGACCTTGGGTCACATCGTTCTGGGGCTGGGGGCAGTCTCGGCCAACTCTCTTTACCTGGCGCTGGGCATCATCATCTGCGGCTACGGCCTGTTTAAATCCAATATCAGCTGCCTGCTGGGAGAGCTGTATCAGGCGCAGGACCCACGGCGGGAAGGCGGGTTTTCTCTGCTGTACGCTGCGGGGAACGTTGGCTCTATCCTGGCTCCTATCGCCTGTGGGTTGGCCGCTGAACGTTATGGCTGGCACGTCGGTTTTGCGCTGGCGGGAATAGGAATGTTTGCCGGGCTGATGATCTTCCTGTCGGGGAGTAAACATTTTCGGCATACGCGTGGGGTTAATATCCCGCTGATACAGGCCACTACGCTAAGCTTGCCACATTGGTTCTGGCTGGTGGCTGGGGTGTTGTCTGCTCCGCTGTTTTTCGCGCTGTTGTTCATTCACGATTGGGCTGGCTATTTGCTTGGCGTCGTGTGCGCCGCTGCGGTGGTGATCGTCATGCGTATTCTCTGGCAGGTGAGCGGTGAGCAACGGCGGGCGTTATGGCAAATCATCATCTTGATGCTGCTGGGAACGCTGTTTTGGGCCTTTGCCCAACAGGGCGGCAGCTCGATCAGCCTGTTTATCGATCACTTTGTTGACCGGCAATGGTTCTCCTGGTCGGTGCCTACGGCGCTGTTCCAGTCGGTAAACGCCTTTGCGGTCATGCTGGGCGGCGTGCTGCTGGCCTGGCTGATGCGTGGCAGCCAGGGGAACGCTCAGACCGTGCGCATCTGGTGCAAATTTGCCTTTGGCCTGCTGCTGATTGCCGTGGGCTTTATGCTGATGGCGCTAAATGCGCGCTGGGGGGAACTGCATGGCCAGGCCTCGATGGGGATGATGGTAGCCGGACTGGCGGTGATGGGATTTGCCGAACTGTTTATCGACCCGGTGGCGATGGCCCAAATCACCCGGTTGGATATTCCTGGCGTCACCGGCGTGTTGACCGGTATTTATATGCTGGCGACCGGCTCGGTGGCTAATTATCTCGCGGGCCTGATTGCCAACCAGACCACCGAAAGCCAATTGGGTAATGCGATGATTGAAGCTTACGGCAAGGTTTTCACCCAGATTGGCTGGGGAGCTGCAGGCAGTGCCGCCTTGGTGCTGGCGGCTCTGGTGCTGTGGTGGGGAATGACTCGGCGCAATGATAGCGCGGTTAATGCTTGA
- the cadA gene encoding lysine decarboxylase CadA, producing the protein MNVIAIMNHMGVYFKEEPIRELHQALESLDFRIVYPNDREDLLKLIENNARLCGVIFDWDKYNLELCEEISQLNEYMPLYAFANTYSTLDVSLNDLRMQVRFFEYALGAAKDIAAKIKQNTDEYIDAILPPLTKALFKYVREGKYTFCTPGHMGGTAFQKSPVGSLFYDFFGPNTMKSDISISVSELGSLLDHSGPHKEAEEYISRVFNAERSYMVTNGTSTANKIVGMYAAPAGSTVLIDRNCHKSLTHLMMMSDITPIYFRPTRNAYGILGGIPQSEFSRATIAKRVKETPNASWPAHAVITNSTYDGLLYNTDFIKETLDVKSIHFDSAWVPYTNFHPIYKGKCGMSGGRVEGKVIYETQSTHKLLAAFSQASMIHVKGDINEETFNEAYMMHTTTSPHYGIVASTETAAAMMKGNAGKRMINGSIERAIKFRKEIKRLKVESEGWFFDVWQPEHIDEPECWPLRSDSAWHGFKNIDNEHMYLDPIKVTILTPGMSKEGEMQPFGIPASLVAKYLDERGIIVEKTGPYNLLFLFSIGIDKTKALSLLRAMTDFKRSFDLNLRVKNMLPSLYQEAPEFYENMRIQDLAQNIHRLVEHHNLPDLMYRAFEVLPTMVMNPYHAFQKELHGEVEEVYLEDMVGKVNANMILPYPPGVPLVMPGEMLTEESRPVLEFLQMLCEIGAHYPGFETDIHGAYRQPDGRYTVKVLKAE; encoded by the coding sequence ATGAACGTTATCGCCATCATGAATCACATGGGTGTCTACTTCAAAGAAGAGCCGATCCGCGAACTGCATCAGGCGCTGGAAAGCCTGGACTTCCGCATCGTCTACCCTAATGACCGTGAAGATTTATTAAAGCTGATCGAAAACAATGCCCGCCTGTGCGGCGTGATTTTCGACTGGGACAAATACAATCTTGAGCTGTGTGAAGAGATCAGCCAGCTCAATGAATACATGCCGCTGTATGCCTTCGCCAACACCTATTCGACGCTCGATGTCAGCCTCAACGATCTGCGCATGCAGGTGCGCTTCTTCGAATACGCGCTGGGTGCGGCCAAAGATATCGCCGCCAAGATCAAACAGAACACCGACGAGTATATCGATGCCATCCTGCCGCCGCTGACCAAGGCGCTGTTCAAATACGTACGTGAAGGTAAATATACCTTCTGTACTCCAGGCCATATGGGCGGCACCGCCTTCCAGAAAAGCCCGGTAGGTAGCCTGTTCTATGACTTCTTCGGCCCGAATACCATGAAGTCTGACATCTCCATTTCGGTTTCCGAACTGGGTTCGCTGTTGGATCACTCCGGCCCGCACAAAGAGGCCGAAGAGTACATTTCCCGCGTATTCAATGCCGAACGCAGCTACATGGTGACCAACGGCACCTCCACCGCCAACAAGATTGTCGGTATGTATGCCGCTCCGGCAGGCAGCACCGTGCTGATCGACCGTAACTGCCACAAATCATTGACCCATCTGATGATGATGAGTGACATCACGCCGATCTACTTCCGGCCAACCCGTAATGCCTACGGTATTCTCGGCGGCATCCCGCAGAGCGAATTCAGCCGTGCCACCATCGCCAAGCGGGTGAAAGAAACGCCGAACGCCAGCTGGCCAGCGCACGCGGTGATCACCAACTCCACCTACGACGGCCTGCTGTACAACACCGATTTCATCAAAGAAACTCTGGACGTTAAATCGATCCACTTCGATTCTGCCTGGGTGCCTTACACCAACTTCCATCCGATCTACAAAGGCAAATGCGGTATGAGCGGGGGGCGGGTTGAAGGCAAGGTGATCTATGAAACCCAGTCGACCCACAAACTGTTGGCGGCGTTCTCGCAGGCTTCGATGATCCACGTTAAGGGTGACATCAACGAAGAGACCTTTAACGAAGCCTATATGATGCACACCACCACCTCGCCGCATTATGGCATCGTGGCGTCCACCGAAACCGCCGCTGCGATGATGAAGGGCAACGCCGGTAAGCGCATGATTAACGGTTCCATCGAGCGTGCCATCAAGTTCCGTAAAGAAATCAAACGGCTGAAAGTGGAATCTGAAGGCTGGTTCTTTGACGTCTGGCAGCCGGAGCATATCGATGAACCAGAATGCTGGCCGCTGCGTTCCGACAGCGCCTGGCACGGCTTCAAAAACATCGATAACGAACACATGTATCTCGACCCGATCAAGGTGACCATCCTCACCCCAGGGATGAGCAAAGAAGGCGAGATGCAACCGTTCGGTATCCCGGCCAGCCTGGTCGCCAAGTACCTGGATGAACGCGGCATCATCGTGGAGAAAACCGGCCCGTACAACCTGTTGTTCCTGTTCAGCATTGGTATCGATAAAACCAAAGCGTTGAGCCTGCTGCGCGCGATGACCGATTTCAAACGCTCGTTCGATTTGAACCTGCGGGTGAAAAACATGCTGCCATCGCTGTATCAGGAAGCGCCCGAGTTCTATGAAAACATGCGCATCCAGGATCTGGCGCAGAACATCCATCGCCTGGTCGAGCATCACAACCTGCCGGACCTGATGTACCGCGCCTTTGAAGTGCTGCCAACCATGGTGATGAACCCTTACCACGCCTTCCAGAAAGAGCTGCACGGCGAAGTGGAGGAAGTCTATCTGGAGGATATGGTCGGCAAGGTCAATGCCAATATGATCCTGCCTTATCCTCCAGGTGTACCGTTGGTGATGCCGGGGGAAATGCTGACCGAAGAAAGCCGCCCGGTGTTGGAGTTCCTGCAAATGCTGTGTGAAATCGGCGCGCATTATCCGGGCTTTGAGACCGATATTCACGGGGCTTACCGCCAGCCGGATGGCCGCTACACGGTGAAAGTGCTGAAAGCGGAATAA
- the tilS gene encoding tRNA lysidine(34) synthetase TilS, with translation MKTHHLLTQIADHLGAERQLLLAFSGGLDSSVLLHLLVLLRQQQPDISLRAVHVHHGLSRFADDWVAHCQQQCERWQVPLVVQHVQLEGRPGGIEAAARSARYAAFAETLAVDETLLTAQHLDDQCETFLLALKRGSGPAGLSAMAAQTRLGNNPLLRPLLGISRQQLEDYAQQHQLQWIEDDSNQDPRFDRNFLRLNVLPIVNQRWPHFAAATARSAELCAEQEQLLDELLAEQLTQLLDGENALAIAELATCSAARRYALLRRWIGLFGVTMPARDGLHRLWQEVALSREDAEPQLQLGNYQIRRFRQRLYLLPLLADLSGTQLPWPNEAPLALPDGLGTLYVGEGECQIRAPLDHESVSVRFTAKGRVRIVGRAGSRPIKKLWQELAIPPWQRERIPLVYYDEQLIAAVGVFITEEGQASAGQPAWRLGWKKNNNNLL, from the coding sequence ATGAAGACTCACCACCTCCTGACACAGATTGCCGACCATCTAGGGGCTGAACGCCAACTGCTGCTGGCGTTCAGCGGCGGCCTGGATTCCAGTGTGCTACTGCACCTGTTGGTGCTATTGCGCCAGCAGCAACCGGATATTTCCCTGCGCGCAGTGCATGTCCACCATGGCCTGAGCCGTTTTGCCGATGATTGGGTGGCACATTGCCAGCAGCAATGCGAACGCTGGCAGGTACCACTGGTGGTACAACATGTACAGCTTGAGGGACGGCCAGGGGGCATCGAGGCCGCGGCCCGTTCGGCCCGCTACGCCGCTTTTGCAGAAACGTTGGCCGTAGACGAGACTTTGCTGACGGCGCAGCATCTTGACGATCAATGTGAAACCTTCTTGCTGGCCTTAAAACGGGGCAGCGGCCCTGCGGGGCTGTCTGCCATGGCCGCACAAACCCGGTTGGGTAATAATCCCTTATTGCGCCCGCTGTTGGGAATATCTCGTCAACAGTTGGAAGACTACGCACAACAGCATCAACTGCAGTGGATCGAGGATGACAGCAATCAGGATCCCCGTTTCGATCGCAACTTCTTACGTCTGAACGTTCTGCCGATAGTGAATCAGCGTTGGCCGCATTTTGCTGCCGCCACCGCGCGCAGCGCTGAATTATGTGCCGAGCAGGAGCAACTGCTGGATGAGCTGCTGGCCGAGCAATTAACCCAATTGCTGGATGGCGAAAACGCACTCGCTATCGCCGAATTGGCTACCTGTTCTGCGGCCAGGCGCTATGCTTTGCTACGGCGCTGGATTGGGCTGTTTGGCGTCACCATGCCTGCGCGAGATGGTTTGCATCGGCTATGGCAGGAAGTGGCGTTAAGCCGGGAAGATGCCGAACCGCAGCTGCAACTCGGGAACTACCAGATCCGCCGTTTCCGCCAGCGCTTGTACCTGCTACCGCTGTTGGCTGATCTGAGCGGCACACAATTGCCTTGGCCTAATGAGGCTCCACTGGCGTTGCCGGACGGACTGGGTACTCTGTACGTGGGCGAAGGTGAATGCCAGATACGCGCCCCTTTAGATCATGAGTCGGTCAGCGTGCGTTTTACCGCCAAGGGCAGGGTGCGGATTGTTGGCCGTGCCGGTTCACGTCCGATCAAAAAACTGTGGCAAGAGTTGGCTATTCCACCGTGGCAGCGTGAACGTATCCCATTGGTCTATTATGATGAGCAGTTAATCGCTGCCGTGGGCGTATTTATTACTGAGGAAGGGCAAGCGTCTGCGGGGCAACCGGCCTGGCGGCTTGGCTGGAAAAAAAATAATAACAATCTGCTGTGA